Below is a window of Undibacterium sp. YM2 DNA.
ATGGTCAGCGCAGGTGAACTCTTGATCGTCGTCACACCCAGGCGTTGCACATCGGCAGGCAGGCGTGGCAAGGCTTGCGAGACACGGTTTTGCACCAGTTGCTGCGCCTTGTCAGGGTCTACACCGAGTTTGAAGTTGACGGTCACCGTCAGGTTGCCGTCACTGTTTGCCTGTGACTGCATGTACAGCATGTTTTCCACGCCGTTGATGGATTCTTCCAGAGGTGAAGCCACAGTTTCTGCAATCACCTTTGGATTGGCACCCGGATATTGCGCCCGCACCACGACAGAAGGCGGCACCACCTCGGGATATTCCGAGATGGGCAACTGGAACATGGCCAGTGCACCGGCCAGCAAGATGATTACCGATAACACCCCGGCGAAGATGGGGCGGTCGATAAAGAATTTTGAGATATTCATGATATTTTTCTATCTGCGTTTATATTTGTGTACGCAATGATCAGGACTTGTTAGCCGCAGCAGTTTTGCCTGCTTCAGCAGTCGTGTCCGGTTTCGCTGCAGCAGCCACTTTGCTCATGGGCACCATATTCGGTGTGATGGCGTCACCAGGGCGAGTACGTTGCAGGCCATTGACGACGATGCGTTCACCGGCCTTGAGGCCTGCTTCGACGATGAGCATATCTTCCTGCCTGTTACCGAGACGCACTTCGCGGTAGGCAGTGTGATTGTCTTTGTCGACTGCCAGCACAAAGCGCTTGCTTTGATCTGTGCCCACGGCTTTTTCATCTATCATCAGGGCTGCATGCGGTGCACCGCCACCGAGGCGTACACGGGCATACAGGCCGGGCAGCAACAGGCCATCCTGGTTTTCAAACACGGCGCGTACGCGTATGGTTCCTGAAGAAGTATCCACGCGGTTGTCGATGGAAACCACCTTGCCCTGACGTGAATAGCCTTCTTCATTCGCCAGACCCAGGAAGACCGGCACTTGGGTATTCTTAGCCTGTGCAGGGTTTACGTATTTCAAGAAGCTTTGTTCATCCACATCAAAGGATGCATACACCTGCGAAACAGAAACCAGGGTACTCAGAGGAGGAGTGTTACCCCCGACAGCGATGACGTTACCGACAGTAACCTCGGCGCGCGAGATGCGGCCAGCAACAGGTGCGGTGATCTGGGTATATTCGAGATTGAGTTTTGCTGCTTTCAATGCCGCCTGGGCTGCCAGTACATTGGCGGCTGCTTCACGCGATGCATTTTGTTTTTCTTCAAAGTCACGGCGGGCGATGGCGTTTTCACCCAGCAGTCTTTCACCGCGGGCCACGTCAGAACTGGTATAGGCTGCGCGTGCCTCTGCGGCTGCCAGTTGTGCCTGGAAGCGTGCGACTTCAGCCGCATAGGGACGTGGATCTATGGTGAACAGCAAGTCACCTTTCTTGACCAGGCTACCATCCTTGAAATGCACGGCAGTCAGTGTGCCGCCTACCAGCGGGCGTATTTCTACCCTATCGACGGCTTCTAGCTTGCCAGAATAATTTTGCCAATCGACGATATTGCGGCTGACGACTTCAGCGACATCAACGGTCGTTGCTGGCGGCGCAGCCTTGGGGGCGTCATTGGCTTCAACATTGATGGCGCCTATGGTGCCAGCAGCAGCAATCAACAGGACGATGGCGGCGCTGATGGCGATGGATTTACGGCTTGGAGTTGTGGATATAGTGGAGCTGGTAGATTCAAACATGATATTCCTCGTGGATGTAGTATGTAAATTACTGAGTTCTTGAGAGTCTTTTGTTTTGTCAGACATTTTGTTTTTCCTCCAGGGATACGAAAGCAGATGTAGTCAATTCAGTAGGGGTGGCCAGACGACGGCGCAAAAAATCTGCCACTTCCACCAGCACAGGCTGATGTTCAGGCAATGAGGCATGTTTGATCCCGGCAAAGCGGGCAACCTGCACAGGCACACCAACCGTGATCAGGGCTGCTGCATATTTTTCTGCTTCCACGTGCAGGACATCATGTTCAGCAGTAGCGATAAAGGCGGGTGACAAACCACCCAGGCGGCTGGATTCCAGCGGTGCGGCATACGGGTGCAGGCGCTGCAAAGAGCGCGGCAGGTACTGGCCATAACAATGCGCACATTCTTGCGGGGTCAGGTCAGATTCCAGTTTCTTGGCGTCGCCCAGGCGTGTCATGCTGGGGTCCAGCATCGGGCCTATCAGCGCCTGCGCCAGTATCGGCGGGGCATTGCGGTCACGTGCTATCAGGGTCAAACAAGTCGCCAGATTGCCACCGGCATCGTCACCTGCTACTGCCAGGCGGCTGGCGTCAGCCCTGATGCTGGCGGCGTTTTTGATGGCCCACAGCATGGCGGTGTATGCATCTTCCGGCGCTGCCGGAAAAGGCTTGGCCGGGGCCAGTGAATAACCCACTGACAAGACGATGACATTGCTGTTGCGGGCAATGAAGCGGGCCGGTACATCGGCATCATTCAAAGACCCGCTGATAAAACCTCCGCCATGGAAATACAGCACTACCGGCAAAACCGCATTGCCCTGAGGGCGGTACAGGCGCACAGGAATGACCCCAAGCTGGCCAGGGATAAGGAAATTGTCTATCTGCAAAGATGGCTCAGCCGTCTTTGTGGTCTTTTTTCTTTTCTTGACGGCGTTGCCGGGATTGCCAATAGCGCCGGAAATACCAAGAATTGTTGCTGTTTCGTCCATCATATTGTCGCCAATCGCGCCAGAGCTTAGTGAATGGACCGAATAGTAGGCGCGATGCGCTTGCGGATAAACGCCTATAATCGAACATGACTATTCGGCCAGGTCGACTAATCAAGCTTCAAATTAGGTTTATACTTCGTTCAGACGAATAGTCCTTGACCATGCCAACCAGTTATTCAGGAGTACCGCGATGGACCGCTTCCAGGCAATGCAAGTCTTTACCCGTGTGGTGGACAGCAATAGTTTTACCCGCGCCGCCGACAATCTCGGCTTGCCGCGTACCACTGTCACGACCATCATCCAAAACCTGGAAAGCCTGTTGCAGGTACGCTTACTGAACCGCACCACCCGCCGCCTGAGCCTTACTCCAGACGGCGCAGCCTACTATGAGCGCTGTGTGCGCATTTTGGCCGACGTCGATGAGACTGAATCCTCATTCCAGAACGTCGCGCGCGGCCCCAAAGGCCAGTTGCGCATAGATGTACCAACCTCGATAGGCAGGCTGATACTGTTGCCGCAAGTCTGTGAATTCTATTCGCGCTACCCTGACATCAAACTGGTCATGGGCATGGGTGACCGCATGGTCGACATGGTGCAGGAAGCGGTCGATTGCGTGATACGAGTAGGGGAATTGCAGGATTCCAGCATGGTGGCCCGCCGCATAGGCACGTTCCAGAGCATCACTTGCGCAGCGCCAGATTATCTCGACACCCACGGTGAACCACAAACCATAGAAGACTTGCAGCACCATCAGGCCGTACATTATTTTTCCAGCCGCACTGGCCGCAATCTCGACTGGGATTTTGTCGTTGATGGCAAGACCGTGGATGTCACGGTCAATGGGAAAATCTCCGTCAATGATTCTGAAGCCTACATAGAATGCGCACTCAAGGGTTTTGGCCTGATACAGGCACCGCGCTTCATGCTGATGCCGCATCTGCAATCCGGTGCATTGCGTGAAGTATTGCCGCAATGGACACCCGCCCCCATGCCCATCTCGGTGGTCTACCTGGCTAACCGCCATCTGTCACCCAAGGTACGCGCCTTTGTTGACTGGGTGGCGGAACTGTTCCCACGCTGCCCGCTGTTCAGCGGCCGCGATGCAGAATTGCTGAGCGGGATGGGTGAATGTATTTTCGCAGGCAAGCAAGACCAGGGAGCCTCACACAATACTTTGCGCTCTGTCATCGAGAAAAAGAATATTGCTGAGAGCGTGTTTTAATCTCGCTTAAAGCATATTTTCTGATAGACGTTCATGACAATATCAGACTTGCCAGCAACCGCTGCGCTGCTGGCAAGCCTTAAGCGCATGGTCCCGGCTTTGGCAAGCCAATTACTTTTTGGGCTCTGCAATAATATTACCTTCCAGCCCGGCTTGCTTGCCTGGTTCGCCCTCAACTAACACCGTCACTTGCGCAGGTCCTTCAACGGCGGGCAAATCCACACTGAAGTCACCTGTGTTCACAGAAGTTTTTGTTCCCAGCAATTTGCCATTCAACCAGACCTCGGCCTTGCCGTTGATGCGTGAAAAAAGCAGGCGGGCCTTGCCGCTGCCTAGTGTTTTATCCAGCGTAAAATTGCTGCGGAACAGGTGGAAGTGATTCTCCTTGCTGTCACTCCCCCTGGCATCAACTTCCAGCATCGGTGCTTGCCCCCAGCTCCAGGTATTCATGTCATTGTCTGCCAATGTCTGAGCCGGGTCAGGCCGCGTGGCAAACGTGGGTGAGAGGCGCCAGTTTTGCAAATACAGCGTGGGGGCATAGCTGACTGCGACAGCAGGAATACCCGCCGTTTTTTGTACCGGTATGCGCACGCTGGCTGCTGTCAGGCCAGGCGCCGTGGCAGTAACCAGCAATTCGCCGCTGCTGTCAAAATGACTTTGCACGATCAGTTGTGCCAGACCGTTAAACAGCTTGCGTGTCTTGCCTTTTTCATCTTCGTGCGAATTAGGGTCACCATTGCCATGACCTATGGACTGGCCAGCACCTGAGACAGCAAAGCTGACTTCGCTATTATCAATTGGGACGGCGCGCCCTTGCGCGTCAAGCGCACGCACGGTAATCGGCATGGCATCACGGCCATCACCTGCCAGTGATGCACGGTCAGGCAAAAGTTGTAATGCGGTTGCCTTGCCTGTGGTTTCTACGCTGGTGTGCGCCACCTCTTTACCCTCCTGGTAGCCCAATGCTTCCAGCTTGCCGGGTTCATATGCGACCTGGAAGGTATTCATGCGGTAAGGATCAACCTTTTGCTCACCCAGCTCACGGCCATTCAGCAAGAGCTTGATGCGCTCTACATTGGCCATGACCATGACGCGGATTTCCTTACCTTCCTGTCCTTGCCAGTTCCAGTGCGGGGCGATATGAATCAAAGGGCGATCCTTGATCCACTGTACCTGATGCATGTAGTAGGCAGTCTTGGGAAAGCCATTCATGTCCATGATGCCAAATACTGAACTCACCGAGGGCCATTCGTGTGGCGTCGGTTCGCCACGATAATCAAAGCCAGTCCAGACAAAGCCACCTGCCACATACAGGCGGCTGTCTATGGCTTGCCAGGCATCGCGGTGACTATTCCCCCATTTGGCAAAGTCATCGTCATAACTGGCGACGATATTCCTGCTTTTATCAGTAGTGAATTCACCGCGCGTCATGAAGGCCGAGGTATCTTCTGCGCTGGTGAATGGCTTGTCGGGATTGGCCTTGTGATAGCGGTCATAATCAGGCACCTGGTAATTGGCACCCAGCACATCGACGGCATGTGAGACATTCAAGGCAGTAAAAAATCCGCCATTCATCGCGGCAGTGACAGGCCGGGTATCATCCAGAGCCTTGACTGCCGCTGTCATGCGGCGTGCCATTTCATAGCCGACTTCTGTGCCCTGTACTGGTTCTTCATTGAACACGGACCACAGGATCACGCCAGGGTGGTGACGATCACGCCGTACCATCCATTGCAGTTGCTTCATATAGTCTGGTGAGGGATTAAAATTGCGGTTTTCATCCATGACCAGAAAGCCCATGCGGTCTGCCATGTCCAGCACTTCAGGTGCCGGTGCATTATGGGAAAAGCGTATGGCATTCACGCCCAGTTCTTTCAGGCGACGCAAGCGATATTCCCAGATGGCATCTGGCACCGCCACACCAACACCGGCATGATCCTGATGCAGGCAAACACCCTGCAATTTAACATGCTGATCATTGAGGAAGAAACCTTGCCTGGCATCAAAGCGTATGCTGCGAAAGCCGGTTTTCAGACTCACCTCATCTACTGTCTTGCCATCCTGCAAAACCACTGTTTTGACACGGTACAGTGCCGGTTTATCCAGCGTCCAGCGCTGTGGTTGATTGATGGCTACTGGCAATTTGGCGATAGCCTGGCCAAGCACAGGCACACTGACAGACTGTATCTTGCTGGCGACCACCTTATCATCGGGACTAAACACCGTGACTTCGACCTTGACATTAGCTGCCTGCTTGCCGCTGTTGTCCAGCGTCACCGCTACCGGGATTTGCCACTGTCTGTCATTGATTTGTTTTGGTGTTGCATGCACACCGTCAGTCATGATGTGGACGGGATCGGATTTCAGCAGCCATGCATGGCGGTAAATACCCGCACCTTCATACCACCAACCCTCCATCTGTTCTGCATCGACACGGATGGCAATGGTATTGCTGACATCTCCATAGCGCAGATAGGGTGTGATATCGATATTGCTGGCGTTATAGCCAGACCAGTTACGGTGCACGATATTGCCGTTCACCCAGATACTGGCGTGGGTGGCAATGCCGTCAAACTGCAACTCAAAATAGCGGCCACGCTCACTTTCATCGACCCGCAGATAACGACGGTACCAGGCAATGCCGCGCGGCCTGTAGCCTTGCGAGATATTCGCCCTGGGGTCGAACGGGCCTTCCACTGCCCAGTCATGCGGCAGGTCCACCTTGCGCCAGTCACTGTCATTGTATTTTGTAGCTGCCGCCCCACGGGCGTTGCCTGCCTTGGCATTGCCATAACTTGCACTATGCCCGACTATCTCTGGCATGGAAATATCGCCGGGATGGAATAACCAGCCTCTGTCCAGCGACAAGCGCTCACGGCCAGAATCAGCGAAAGCAAAAGTCGATGGTAAAAGCGACAGCAGGATGCTGATGATGCACAGCCGCCATGCCTGCCTCAGTGATGATATGAAAGTTAGCATATCCTGCTCCCTTGAATAGAGCTGGATATTTTATGGGAGTATGCTCAGCGCCGACGCCCGCCCCGGAAAGAATCAACACCTTGACTGATTTTCATTAAATGCTCAATTTTTCGCAGTAGCTAAATCACCGCCACGCTGTGCAGCAGCAGGCAGGGTGAACCAGAACACGGTACGCACACCAGACTCTGATTCAAAACCTATGCTGCCGCCCATGGTCTCTACCAGATTCTTGGTGATGTTCAGGCCCAGGCCAGCGCCGCCGAGATTTTTTTCACCATGTTCTTCTGCCTGGGCAAACTTGCCAAAAATACGCGGGCGGAATTCGTCAGGAATACCTGCACCATGGTCTTCGACCTCTATCCTGAAAACCTCATCCTCATGCTTGAGGCGGATTTCAACTTGCACATGTTTGGGTGAATATTTGGCCGCATTCGACAAGAGGTTGGCAAACACCTGCATGATGCGCTCAGGGTCACCCATGACCCAGGCCGACCTTGGATAGTCGATCAATACAAAAGAAGTCTGGCGTTCCTGTGCATAGCCGGTATTTGCTTCTATCGCCTGCAAGGTCAGGGCGCACAGATCGACACGCTGAATTTCAAAACGCATGTGACCCGAGCTGATTTTTTCCATGTCGAGGATATCGTTGACCAGGCCAGTCAGGCGCTTGCTGTTGTTATGGGCTATGCGCACCAGTTGCAAGGCCCTGGGGTTGAGTTCCATCAGCGTGCCAGATTCCAGCAAACCCAGTGCGCCCCTGATGGAAGTGATAGGAGTACGCAATTCATGGCTGACCGTAGAAATGAAGGCCGCCTTCATATTATCTACCTGCTTGCGCTGGGTGATGTCACGCGCTATCGTGGAGGCACCTATGACGTTTTGTTCGCCATCATGTACCGGTGACATGGCAATCGAGAGCTGGATTTTTTCACCATTCTTGCGCAAGCCAGTGACTTCAAAATGACTGACCCGCTCTCCCCTGATGATGCTGTCCAGATGCGCAGCACTGGCAATCACATCATTGTCCGCATACAGTAGCCTGGAAGAACGGTCCAGCACTTCAGCAGCCTGGTAGGCAAACAACTTCTCTGCTCCTGCATTCCAGCTGGTGATGATGCCTTCCAGGGATACGCCTATGATGGCGTCTTCCGAACTGTCTATGATGGCAGACAACTGGGACAGCTTTGCAGCCGCTTGCAACTGCTTCTCAAATTGCCGGACGATGATACCGCCAAAGATCAGCAGCATGATGATCAGCACACCATTGCCTATGCCTTGCACGATGGCACTGGAGCGCCAGGCTTCCAGTACTTCTTCCCTGGACAGGGCAGCCACCGCTATCAGAGGAAATTGTTCAAGACGGCTATAACCAACGATGCGTTCTATGCGGTCAAGCTTGGAGGTTGTGGAAAATGTGCCAAAATTATTGACAGCAATCTGCTCACGGAAGATGGGGCTGTTAATGTATTTTTTCCCGAGTGCGCCAACGATGAGCGGCCTGCGCAGGATCAAGGTACCGTCATCTGTCAACATGGCGACGGAACCTTTTTTGCCAAGGTTAATGCTGTTGAAGTATTTGAGCAGGAAATCAACATCAATATGTGCCAGCACCATACCCGCATATTCGCCGTTTTTATGGTCGAAGCGGCGCGACATCAGGAAAACCCAGTTGCCATCCTGAACCACTTTGGCTGATTTGCTGATATACCAGCCAGCCCCGGCATGTTCCTGATGATAAGCAAGATTGTCACGCTCCAGTTCACTGACCTGGGTAAAACCGGCATTGCTCGATGCCATGAGCTTGCCATCGGTATCGATTACCGTCATGAGTTTTAACTGGGGCAGGTTGTCCATCTCACGCTTCAGGGTTAGCGTGAGTTTGTCGCGCTGATGCAGGTAATTGGCATCCTGCTCCAGCCTGTCCATGACAGAAATGATGGCAGCATCCACCGCCTTGAGCGTATCACCCGAATGCTGGGCCATGGCCTGCGCCAGATTACCGGCTGCAATATCGCCGGCTCGTATAGCCATCTCATGGGTTTTCCACATCTGCCAGATACTATTGCCTGTCAGTACCGTACAGACCAATACAATGAAGATGTACATGGCCAGTTTGATGGGTAGCCTTTTTACAGGAACTGCAGTTTTCATACGTGATAGTGAGCGACAAAGGCAACCGCCTGGATGGCAATGTCGGCCATTGTATGTTGTCTGGCATATTGTGAGCAAACTTTCATTGCCCGCCTAAAGCACTATCGAGATGACGCCTTGCCAATACTTAACTCACTGCATGTAATAATTTTTTGAGTCGCTCCAATCCCACTGGCTCTTCTGCCTGCAAGGGTATTACAGCCCAGCGCTGGGCATATTTTTTTGCTACTTCATCAATCAGTGGTAGTTCACTACGTGCACGTTGACGCAGCAAACCAGAAACCGGATTTGCCAGGGCCAGACTGTTATTAATGATCCAGGCCCAGGGCTCTATACCTGCACGGCGCAATTCATTTTGCAGGCCCGCTGCTTCCAGAACTGGCGTAGTCTCAGCCAAGGTGATGATGACAACTTTGGTTTGAAGCGGATCTTGCAACTGCATCATGGGCGTTGTGAAATGTATCTTGGTATTGAGCATCTGCCGTTCAATTTCTCTATGGTAGGCGCCTGTCGCATCAAGTAACAGCAGCGTGTGGCCAGTCGGTGCGGTGTCCATGACCACAAATTTCTTGCCGGCTTCGCGTATGACACGTGAAAAAGCCTGGAACACGGCAATTTCTTCCGTGCAAGGTGAGCGTAAGTCTTCTTCCAACAAGGCGCGCCCACGATCGTCCAGATTCTTGCCCTTGCTTTTCATTACCTCCGCGCGGTAACGTGCAGTCTCTGTATGTGGATCTATACGGCTAACGGTCAAATTTTCCAGGCTGCCGTCCAAGGTCTCAATCAAATGTGCCGCAGGATCCGAAGTCGTCAAATGTACTGGATAGCCGCGATCGGCCAGTTCCAGCGCAATGGCTGCTGCAACTGTGGTTTTACCCACACCACCTTTGCCCATGGTCATGATCAGGCCATGACCGTTGCCAACCAGACCGTCAATTAAACCAGCGAGACTGGGAACAAGAGGAATATCTACCGGCGCAACATCGTTCCGTTTTTTCTGCGTGTTCGCTGGTGCCAACAAGGCCCTTAGTGCCTCCAGTCCGACCAGATTAAATGCTTTCAGCGGTAGATAATCAGTAGGTGCGTCTTTCAATACGCTGGGTATGGCTGATAAGGCTGCCTGTTCGCGTTTCCATACTGCAGCAGCCAGCACATCCCCGGCAAGTTCGTTTTCTGGCAGTACCCCATTAATCACAAGGTATTGGTGTTGGAAGCCGATATCAGCCAGTTCCTGGTGGGTACGCGCAGCTTCACGCAAACTTGCGCTCTGCGCGCGTGCGACCAATATCATTCGGGTATGTCGCGGGTCAGAAAGCGCGCTGACCGCTGCATGGTATTGCTCGCGCTGCTTTTCCAATCCTGCCAGTGGCCCCAGGCAGGAAGCATCGCCCTTTCCTTGCTCCAGAAAACCAGACCATGCCCCAGGCAATTGCAACATGCGTATGGTGTGACCGGTAGGAGCAGTATCAAAGATAATATGGTCAAAGCACTTCGTTATAGTGGGATTAGTCAAGAGATTGGTAAATTCGTCGAATGCGGCAATCTCGGTTGTGCAGGCACCCGATAATTGCTCTTCCATGCTTTTTAGCACTGCATCAGCTACACGTCCACGGGCAGGTCCGACGATGCGGTTGCGGTAGATTTGTGCTGCCGCCTGTGGATCAATCTCTAATGCGGACAAATTCGCGACATCGGGCACTGCAGTAATGGCGTTGCCAATGCTGATACCAAACACCTGTCCCACGTTAGAGGCCGGGTCTGTACTTACAATCAAGACACGTTTGCCTGAGTCAGACAGCATAATCGCACTGGCGCAGGCCAGCGAAGTTTTGCCGACACCGCCTTTACCAGTAAAAAATAGAAACTGCGGTGCTTCTGTGAGAAATAACATGGTATTCCTTGAGGTGGGTTCAATCTTCATTTCAGATTGTCTGTCCTGTCACAAAAAGCCGCAGTTGCGTTGCAGCCAGTGCGAGTACAAAATCTGCACATTGAAACAGCAATTTTTATATACCCTTTCAATTTAATCAGTTGGTCAGATACTGCATTGTCTAAGAACAAACAAATCTATCTTACTTTACTTTGATTCCACATTTCCATTATTATTGAAATATAGAATCAAAGTAAAGTTTCATTTTGATATCAAGCTTCCTGGTAGAAGCCACATTAAAACGTCTGTTACCAGTTGAATGGAAGGCAGTGAATGCAAATTGCGAGCATGCTGGTCAGCTTAACGCATACTCACTTGGGCGCAAACCCAGCGGTACTGAGGGTGTGATGGCAACGGTGGCATTTTGCTGCTTGTATCGACTTCTACACTCTGTAAACGCTTAACTTTTTCTGGAAAACTACATGACGATTACCATTTACCATAATCCTGAATGCGGCACATCCCGCAATACCCTTGCCCTGATACGAAATAGCGGCGCTCAACCGCAAGTGATTGAATACCTGCAGCATCCGCCAGAGAAAGCAAAACTGCTGGAACTGATCGCGGCAATGAAGGTACCGGTAAGAGACGTCTTGCGCAAAAAAACTGGGCCGTACGAAGAGCTGGGGCTTGAAGATGAAAAATGGTCTGATGATGATCTCGTCAACTTCATGGTCGCGCATCCGATATTAATGAATCGCCCTATCGTAGTAACGCCGATTGGCACGAGGCTATGCCGCCCTTCAGAAGTCGTACTGGATATTTTGCCATTACCGCAGCAAAGCGAATTCTTCAAGGAAGACGGCGAGAAAGTCGTCGACAAGGAGGGTAATCGTGTTCACCAAAAATGACTTTCCCAGCCTGCACCTGGACTTGTTCAGGCAGCCGGAAACAGAGCAATTGTTTGCACCTGTACGAGCAGGCCACGCGCCGCGAATACTGCTCCTTTATGGCTCTTTGCGCGAGCGTTCGTACAGCAAATTACTGACCTTGGAAGCGGCCAGGTTACTAGAACTCATTTCATAAATAGGATGAGTGCGAACAAGACGATTTGGGATGCAGTGCAAGGCGTGACCCGCTGCTAAGGCTCCTGCCTTAGCGAGGGGCACAACGCTGCAATGCGCCCAAATCGTCAGTTCCCGAAGGGTTTGCCTCATAACGCGCGCTGGACTGCGTTGGACTCGTTATCAATAGGCAAAGCTATTGACTGCCTCGTCCGTCTTGCCAGCCCACGTTATGAGGCAAACGCATCTCACCCTATTTATGAAATGAGTTCTAAAGGCAATGGGCGCAGAAACACGGATTTTTGATCCACATGGTTTGCCATTGCCCGATGAGGTACCTGACAGTCATCCCAAAGTGCGAGAATTGCGCGAGCTGGCGCTATGGGCTGAAGGAATGGTCTGGACTTCGCCTGAACGTCACGGTGCAATGACGGGCATCATGAAGACGCAGATCGACTGGATCCCCCTGTCCGTTGGCGCCGTGCGCCCTACGCAGGGCAAGACACTGGCGGTCATGGAAGTATCAGGAGGATCGCAATCATTTAATGCTGTCAATCAAATGCGCATACTTGGTCGCTGGATGCGCATGATCACGATACCGAATCAGTCATCGGTCGCGAAAGCTTTTCTTGAATTTGATGAGGCCGGACGAATGAAGCCATCAGCTTACTATGATCGCGTAGTCGATGTCATGGAAGAGTTAATGAAGTTCACTTTACTGACACGTGATGTAGCCACTTATCTTGTGGATAGATATAGTGAACGCAAGGAAACTGCAGAGGAACTGTCCAGGCGCGTCAATCAGCGTGGCATCTGATAGTTGCCCCCATTAGCCCGGCGACAGACTAATGGGGGTAAATGAATGTCATCCATTAATAAAAGCAGAATTCACTTCATAATCCCGCCTCTTTTTTGAATTTCATGATGGCCACTCCTACCGCACTTGATGCTGCCGAATAATTCGTGCCAGCATTAATCATTGCTTCTGCCTCGGAATATTTCTTCGCATTGATAGCCTGTGCCACTTTACCAGCTTCAATATGAAATGCCGCATGCCTGGCAACGCAATCCGCATGCGTTGCAAGATTGCCGAATAAGGATTTGCCCTCGCCGTGCAAATACTTGCCCAACTCGCAGCAATTGTCCCTGGCGATAGTGGTAGCATCCATGGCTTCTTTTTTACTTATTGCCATGCGGAATTTTGTCTTCCACTCTGAATGTTTAGCTACAGCA
It encodes the following:
- a CDS encoding CZB domain-containing protein translates to MDLEDAVAKHSEWKTKFRMAISKKEAMDATTIARDNCCELGKYLHGEGKSLFGNLATHADCVARHAAFHIEAGKVAQAINAKKYSEAEAMINAGTNYSAASSAVGVAIMKFKKEAGL
- the arsC gene encoding arsenate reductase (glutaredoxin) (This arsenate reductase requires both glutathione and glutaredoxin to convert arsenate to arsenite, after which the efflux transporter formed by ArsA and ArsB can extrude the arsenite from the cell, providing resistance.) yields the protein MTITIYHNPECGTSRNTLALIRNSGAQPQVIEYLQHPPEKAKLLELIAAMKVPVRDVLRKKTGPYEELGLEDEKWSDDDLVNFMVAHPILMNRPIVVTPIGTRLCRPSEVVLDILPLPQQSEFFKEDGEKVVDKEGNRVHQK
- the arsA gene encoding arsenical pump-driving ATPase encodes the protein MLFLTEAPQFLFFTGKGGVGKTSLACASAIMLSDSGKRVLIVSTDPASNVGQVFGISIGNAITAVPDVANLSALEIDPQAAAQIYRNRIVGPARGRVADAVLKSMEEQLSGACTTEIAAFDEFTNLLTNPTITKCFDHIIFDTAPTGHTIRMLQLPGAWSGFLEQGKGDASCLGPLAGLEKQREQYHAAVSALSDPRHTRMILVARAQSASLREAARTHQELADIGFQHQYLVINGVLPENELAGDVLAAAVWKREQAALSAIPSVLKDAPTDYLPLKAFNLVGLEALRALLAPANTQKKRNDVAPVDIPLVPSLAGLIDGLVGNGHGLIMTMGKGGVGKTTVAAAIALELADRGYPVHLTTSDPAAHLIETLDGSLENLTVSRIDPHTETARYRAEVMKSKGKNLDDRGRALLEEDLRSPCTEEIAVFQAFSRVIREAGKKFVVMDTAPTGHTLLLLDATGAYHREIERQMLNTKIHFTTPMMQLQDPLQTKVVIITLAETTPVLEAAGLQNELRRAGIEPWAWIINNSLALANPVSGLLRQRARSELPLIDEVAKKYAQRWAVIPLQAEEPVGLERLKKLLHAVS
- a CDS encoding ATP-binding protein; translated protein: MYIFIVLVCTVLTGNSIWQMWKTHEMAIRAGDIAAGNLAQAMAQHSGDTLKAVDAAIISVMDRLEQDANYLHQRDKLTLTLKREMDNLPQLKLMTVIDTDGKLMASSNAGFTQVSELERDNLAYHQEHAGAGWYISKSAKVVQDGNWVFLMSRRFDHKNGEYAGMVLAHIDVDFLLKYFNSINLGKKGSVAMLTDDGTLILRRPLIVGALGKKYINSPIFREQIAVNNFGTFSTTSKLDRIERIVGYSRLEQFPLIAVAALSREEVLEAWRSSAIVQGIGNGVLIIMLLIFGGIIVRQFEKQLQAAAKLSQLSAIIDSSEDAIIGVSLEGIITSWNAGAEKLFAYQAAEVLDRSSRLLYADNDVIASAAHLDSIIRGERVSHFEVTGLRKNGEKIQLSIAMSPVHDGEQNVIGASTIARDITQRKQVDNMKAAFISTVSHELRTPITSIRGALGLLESGTLMELNPRALQLVRIAHNNSKRLTGLVNDILDMEKISSGHMRFEIQRVDLCALTLQAIEANTGYAQERQTSFVLIDYPRSAWVMGDPERIMQVFANLLSNAAKYSPKHVQVEIRLKHEDEVFRIEVEDHGAGIPDEFRPRIFGKFAQAEEHGEKNLGGAGLGLNITKNLVETMGGSIGFESESGVRTVFWFTLPAAAQRGGDLATAKN